A region of Oceanicoccus sp. KOV_DT_Chl DNA encodes the following proteins:
- a CDS encoding parallel beta-helix domain-containing protein → MSAGKVVAIVVALAAFGAGIYIGQSGEGPAPVITGSDGASFSGGYNAADDADAAASGSAQPVVKGAVHVVKNGESIQAAVTAAQPGDTIQVMPGTYVETVYIDKDNIHMLGVIEKGKWPTLEGETRLNDAILYSGNGIIIENFKITHYKGNGIMGQAGNNFIIRNNLIVDTGVYGIFPQLGKNGVVEHNVISGIEDAAIYVGMSDNIHVAHNEVFDSVAGIEIENSRHAIVENNYTHNNTGGILAFITPGLPIKTTYDVIIRNNFVVNNNTENFGAPGSTVAGIPAGTGILVMAADKVIIENNIISNNKTAGILVTDHYSASNVTIDPESEPNADEISILNNIMLNNGWDTIDEIKALMLTELKQGNPDIIRVGKSRDSCIINRHQYITVGVDDFAECAFTNTDDVKDYLLAEPVPPRQIVKSEQGKLTYMGICTGCHTYTGRMIGPPVQVIQALYMDNPQGLADYIAKPVKKREDYPEMPPQNYLDEEARLAVAKYMLQLTK, encoded by the coding sequence ATGAGCGCAGGTAAAGTGGTAGCAATAGTGGTGGCACTCGCCGCATTTGGCGCCGGTATTTATATTGGCCAAAGTGGTGAGGGTCCAGCGCCGGTCATTACCGGTAGTGATGGAGCTAGTTTTAGTGGCGGTTATAACGCCGCTGACGATGCGGATGCAGCAGCCTCGGGTTCAGCGCAACCCGTGGTTAAAGGTGCAGTGCATGTAGTTAAAAATGGTGAGTCGATTCAGGCGGCAGTCACTGCAGCTCAGCCTGGCGATACCATTCAGGTGATGCCTGGCACCTATGTCGAAACGGTTTATATCGATAAAGACAATATCCATATGTTGGGTGTGATTGAAAAAGGTAAGTGGCCAACTCTGGAAGGTGAAACTCGATTAAACGATGCCATTTTGTATTCCGGTAATGGCATTATTATTGAGAATTTCAAAATCACTCACTATAAAGGCAATGGCATTATGGGGCAGGCGGGCAATAATTTTATTATCCGCAATAACCTGATTGTAGATACTGGCGTTTACGGTATCTTCCCGCAGCTGGGTAAAAATGGCGTGGTTGAACATAATGTTATTTCCGGTATTGAAGACGCGGCAATTTATGTGGGGATGTCTGACAATATTCATGTGGCGCACAATGAAGTGTTCGATAGTGTTGCCGGCATTGAAATTGAAAATTCCCGTCACGCGATCGTAGAAAATAATTACACCCACAATAATACTGGCGGCATTCTGGCGTTTATTACCCCGGGCCTACCGATTAAAACGACTTATGACGTTATTATTCGCAATAATTTTGTGGTCAACAATAATACTGAGAACTTTGGTGCGCCAGGTTCTACCGTTGCCGGTATTCCAGCAGGTACCGGTATTCTGGTGATGGCCGCTGATAAGGTGATCATCGAGAATAATATTATTAGTAATAATAAGACGGCGGGGATTCTTGTTACGGATCATTACAGTGCGAGTAATGTAACGATTGATCCTGAGTCAGAACCGAATGCCGATGAAATTTCAATTCTGAATAACATTATGCTGAACAATGGTTGGGATACCATTGATGAAATAAAAGCGTTGATGTTAACGGAGTTGAAACAAGGTAACCCCGATATTATTCGTGTGGGTAAAAGTCGCGATAGCTGTATTATCAATCGGCATCAGTACATCACCGTCGGTGTAGATGACTTTGCCGAGTGTGCGTTTACCAATACCGATGATGTTAAGGATTACTTGTTAGCGGAGCCAGTACCGCCGCGGCAAATAGTTAAATCAGAGCAGGGCAAACTGACTTATATGGGAATTTGTACCGGTTGCCATACTTACACTGGCCGGATGATTGGCCCGCCAGTACAGGTGATTCAGGCTTTATATATGGATAATCCACAAGGGCTGGCGGATTATATTGCCAAGCCAGTGAAAAAGCGTGAGGACTATCCGGAAATGCCTCCACAGAATTATCTGGATGAAGAGGCGCGGTTAGCGGTGGCTAAATACATGCTGCAATTAACCAAGTAG
- a CDS encoding helix-turn-helix domain-containing protein, with protein sequence MDTLLVAAIAFAMSQLVLSVLLLLGGGVWSIQQRLFALLLVAVFAYLITPLTNSVWVNWADALATAVPGMFWLFSCSLFDDHFRLHRWQVALVATTVFLPIIGRLLRGFDQAWVEWVFITAPQLLEFILLGLTLLVVARYWRVDLIESRRRLRLWFCGFNGIYIFVLILFRELLFADADWLGTLQYLPVGLTLLATNAILLQYKRGLLVPAEQLVVHPVQQSVDRAVAPSTPEPAIASADEVDPELVDRMKALIEGEGVYREMGLTIGELAHRLEIPEYRLRRTINAGLGYRNFNDFLNSYRIAEASERLANPAQKELPVLTIALDIGFRSLSSFNKAFKDTYHTTPTAYRRQQLGADE encoded by the coding sequence ATGGATACTTTACTGGTCGCTGCGATCGCCTTTGCTATGTCTCAACTAGTGCTTAGTGTGCTGCTGTTACTCGGCGGCGGTGTCTGGTCAATTCAGCAGCGCTTATTTGCCTTGCTGCTGGTTGCGGTATTTGCTTATTTGATTACGCCATTGACAAATTCGGTGTGGGTGAACTGGGCGGATGCATTAGCAACGGCGGTGCCCGGTATGTTCTGGTTATTTAGCTGCAGTTTATTTGATGATCACTTTCGTCTGCACCGATGGCAGGTGGCGCTGGTAGCGACTACCGTGTTTTTGCCTATTATTGGACGCTTGCTCCGTGGGTTTGATCAAGCGTGGGTGGAATGGGTATTTATTACCGCGCCACAGTTGTTGGAATTCATATTACTGGGCTTGACGCTATTGGTTGTTGCCAGATATTGGCGGGTGGATTTGATTGAGTCCCGACGTCGCTTGCGCTTGTGGTTTTGTGGTTTTAATGGCATTTATATTTTTGTACTGATTTTGTTTCGCGAGTTGCTATTTGCCGATGCGGATTGGTTAGGCACCTTGCAATACCTCCCGGTGGGGCTCACTCTGTTGGCGACCAACGCGATCTTGCTGCAGTACAAGCGGGGTTTGCTAGTGCCCGCAGAGCAGCTGGTGGTGCATCCAGTGCAGCAAAGTGTGGATAGGGCAGTAGCACCATCTACGCCTGAGCCGGCGATAGCATCCGCCGATGAGGTTGATCCGGAATTAGTGGACCGTATGAAAGCGCTGATTGAAGGGGAGGGTGTCTACCGCGAGATGGGACTGACTATCGGAGAGCTAGCCCATCGCCTGGAGATTCCGGAATATCGCTTGCGTAGAACGATCAATGCCGGTCTTGGCTATCGCAACTTTAACGATTTTCTGAATAGCTATCGCATCGCCGAAGCCTCCGAGCGCTTGGCAAATCCGGCACAGAAAGAATTACCCGTGTTAACCATCGCGCTGGATATTGGCTTTCGCTCGCTGAGTTCTTTTAATAAGGCCTTCAAAGATACCTACCACACTACCCCCACGGCTTATCGACGCCAGCAGCTGGGAGCTGATGAATAA
- a CDS encoding GNAT family N-acetyltransferase, which produces MPELSFRHCVPEDVDLAVPLIYSSGPAAFDYVFCERRPDQAQAYLRQEFVRGKSEFGFQQHIAVLLDGELIGVGAVRSAKQTTGFMLAAVHSFYQFYPLLACAGVIARGLAIERVIRPPQQNVGILYHLGIAPQHQGKGYGKRLVAELLLKVKERGLSIAGLDVAVTNPGAKSLYTKMGFVERATYRSSLESAFGNVVDHIYMELPLN; this is translated from the coding sequence ATGCCTGAGTTGAGCTTCCGACATTGTGTGCCTGAAGATGTAGATTTGGCGGTACCGCTGATATACAGCTCCGGTCCGGCAGCCTTTGATTATGTGTTTTGTGAACGTCGACCCGATCAGGCGCAGGCGTATTTACGTCAGGAATTTGTGCGGGGGAAGTCGGAGTTTGGTTTTCAGCAACATATAGCGGTACTGTTAGATGGCGAGTTGATTGGTGTTGGCGCGGTGCGAAGTGCTAAACAAACCACCGGCTTTATGCTGGCAGCTGTCCATTCTTTTTATCAATTTTATCCGTTGCTGGCCTGTGCCGGTGTCATTGCCAGAGGGCTGGCGATTGAGCGGGTTATTCGACCACCGCAACAAAATGTCGGAATTCTTTATCATTTAGGCATTGCACCGCAGCACCAAGGCAAGGGTTACGGGAAGCGATTAGTGGCAGAGTTGTTGCTGAAAGTAAAAGAGCGTGGCCTGTCTATAGCGGGTTTGGATGTAGCAGTAACGAATCCAGGCGCTAAGAGTTTGTATACGAAGATGGGCTTTGTTGAGCGAGCCACTTATCGAAGCTCGTTAGAGTCTGCCTTTGGCAACGTTGTGGACCATATTTATATGGAGTTGCCACTGAATTAA
- a CDS encoding TonB-dependent receptor encodes MIKHSFRGSRVVNSAASVLATAVTLALTSTAAQAQNTIEEIIVTAQKQMETLQDVPIAVTAFSERDLNNLVAQDIADVGEFAPNVDLSRNSTNQPSYTIRGIGTRDFGVGADPAVGVYIDGVYIGRAGASKVAFNDIQRVEILNGPQGTLFGRNAAAGAVQYITNKPIAEEQGWVKATLGNYDKRKLEGVYNIPLADNLYLRTGALWNERDGDVDNVGPAGPDTFNGEDNWSITSSLAWYPKDELEIIARFEYDELDTGARAQNSATVGPRDGKRSDFDKVASDDDTYQTRELFGASVHISWEFEEYVLTSITAYREFESAYREERDGSADPLYKFSDENFEDNASWNQELRINTTTDGPLNFTVGVNYSYEDAEQTSSIFFSPTSFEKALWETVLGSPYAGNEGVGYDLAFSIPYILAPGPNDLSGYAQFDRIYASGAEALMADEFKESFKVRGKYKSYAAFADATYAATEDLDVTLGVRWTRDEKDFSRFSQFNDFGIGFGFPVQSILDASGNLSREAGTNAIDPFNGTLGWYDQSEAWEEVTPRAVVDYRITEDILTYLSYSEGYKAGGFNSVNMEADSFDPENVKNLELGFKTSWLDYSLRVNGAIFLYEYENLQKLEEKTGACTANGVTTYEFDTFDVEGEGFELSAIWIPVSGLTLSFNTGNLDAEYTRRIIEKDISGSCTDIDEKGESFSETPDLNYSLGINYAYFMDSGAELNFNAAYNYKDSVSRESCKFVEENTDGSVSVYGFDTIDGVFQQINGGAGQPDFVASSCPDQPERQLLNLKVTYMDGSGDWEVATYVLNATDEHGDVMDPGGLGGSLSSSITDGSPTYTRDNPRLYGVEFKYNF; translated from the coding sequence ATGATTAAACACAGTTTCAGAGGTTCACGCGTAGTAAATAGCGCGGCCAGCGTGCTGGCGACCGCAGTTACACTCGCGTTAACTTCTACAGCCGCGCAAGCCCAAAATACGATTGAAGAAATCATCGTCACAGCCCAGAAGCAGATGGAAACCTTGCAGGATGTACCGATTGCAGTGACCGCGTTCTCCGAGCGTGATTTGAATAATCTGGTGGCGCAGGATATTGCGGATGTGGGCGAGTTTGCGCCCAATGTTGACTTGAGTCGGAATTCCACTAACCAGCCTAGCTACACTATTCGTGGTATTGGTACTCGGGACTTTGGGGTAGGTGCTGACCCTGCAGTGGGTGTTTATATCGATGGTGTTTATATAGGTAGGGCAGGCGCGTCTAAAGTCGCGTTCAATGATATTCAGCGTGTTGAGATATTAAACGGTCCGCAGGGAACCTTGTTTGGTCGAAATGCTGCGGCCGGTGCTGTGCAGTATATTACCAACAAACCTATCGCTGAGGAGCAAGGTTGGGTAAAAGCGACGCTAGGCAACTATGACAAGCGTAAATTGGAAGGGGTTTATAACATCCCACTTGCCGATAATCTTTATTTACGTACCGGCGCTTTATGGAATGAACGTGATGGTGATGTGGATAATGTCGGCCCTGCGGGTCCTGATACGTTTAATGGTGAGGATAATTGGTCGATTACCTCCTCTTTAGCTTGGTATCCCAAGGATGAGTTGGAAATTATCGCCCGCTTTGAGTACGACGAACTGGATACCGGTGCTCGTGCTCAAAATAGTGCCACCGTTGGCCCCAGAGATGGCAAACGCAGTGATTTTGATAAAGTCGCTTCCGATGATGATACGTATCAAACACGCGAATTATTTGGTGCTTCAGTCCATATAAGTTGGGAATTCGAGGAGTATGTATTGACCTCGATTACGGCCTACCGTGAATTTGAATCGGCCTATCGCGAAGAGCGTGACGGTTCAGCGGACCCTTTATATAAATTCAGTGATGAAAATTTTGAAGATAATGCCTCCTGGAATCAGGAATTGCGTATTAATACTACTACAGACGGGCCGCTGAACTTTACTGTCGGTGTTAATTATTCTTATGAAGATGCCGAGCAAACCAGTTCTATTTTCTTCAGTCCCACTTCATTTGAGAAAGCGCTGTGGGAAACAGTTTTAGGATCCCCTTATGCGGGCAATGAGGGTGTTGGTTATGATTTGGCCTTCTCTATTCCCTATATTCTTGCGCCAGGCCCAAACGATCTTAGTGGCTATGCGCAGTTTGATCGAATCTATGCCAGTGGCGCTGAAGCGCTAATGGCTGATGAGTTTAAAGAGTCATTCAAAGTGCGTGGTAAATATAAATCCTATGCCGCTTTTGCTGATGCGACTTATGCGGCGACTGAGGATCTGGATGTTACGCTGGGTGTTCGTTGGACGCGAGACGAAAAAGATTTTTCGCGATTTTCACAATTTAATGACTTTGGGATAGGCTTCGGCTTCCCAGTACAATCTATTTTAGATGCCTCGGGTAATTTGTCCCGTGAAGCCGGCACCAACGCTATTGATCCCTTTAATGGCACTTTGGGTTGGTACGATCAAAGTGAAGCATGGGAAGAAGTGACACCGCGGGCGGTTGTTGATTACCGGATTACCGAAGATATTCTGACTTACCTCAGTTACTCAGAAGGTTATAAAGCCGGTGGCTTTAACAGTGTCAATATGGAGGCCGACTCATTCGACCCTGAAAATGTTAAAAATTTAGAGTTAGGTTTTAAAACCTCCTGGTTAGATTATAGCTTGCGAGTCAACGGTGCCATTTTCCTTTATGAATATGAGAACTTGCAAAAGCTTGAAGAAAAGACTGGGGCATGTACGGCCAATGGTGTTACCACCTATGAATTTGATACCTTTGATGTTGAGGGTGAGGGTTTTGAATTATCGGCGATCTGGATTCCTGTCTCAGGTTTAACCCTGAGCTTTAATACCGGTAATCTTGATGCAGAATACACCCGTCGTATTATTGAAAAAGATATCAGCGGTAGCTGTACTGATATTGATGAAAAAGGTGAGTCCTTTTCTGAAACCCCTGACCTTAATTACAGCTTGGGTATCAACTACGCCTATTTCATGGATTCCGGTGCTGAGCTGAACTTTAATGCGGCCTATAACTATAAAGACAGTGTTTCAAGGGAGTCTTGTAAGTTTGTTGAGGAAAATACCGATGGCTCGGTTTCTGTCTATGGTTTTGACACCATTGATGGCGTCTTTCAGCAGATTAATGGTGGCGCTGGCCAGCCTGACTTTGTCGCAAGTAGCTGCCCTGATCAGCCTGAAAGACAGTTGCTGAATCTTAAAGTCACTTATATGGATGGTTCGGGTGATTGGGAAGTGGCGACGTATGTGCTTAATGCGACCGACGAGCACGGTGATGTTATGGATCCAGGTGGTTTAGGTGGTTCGTTGTCTTCGTCAATAACCGATGGCTCGCCTACCTATACACGTGATAATCCACGCCTCTACGGTGTTGAGTTTAAATACAACTTCTAA
- a CDS encoding c-type cytochrome, with product MKRFTTSKILLLASLLIAPMLASADVVAGKALYSSCVACHGANAEGNPAMNAPALNGQFPEYLARQLNHFKDGIRGADAKDSLGMQMRAMTAVLADKQAITDVSEYIASLPVTAVATKIEGDVRNGNNLYQGNCGSCHGGKGEGNQALNSPRLAGLDEAYLIRQINNFKQGIRGTHQMDRFGRQMKLMANTVRSDKDLLDMAAYLHALPVQ from the coding sequence ATGAAAAGATTCACTACATCCAAAATACTATTACTCGCTTCATTATTGATAGCGCCCATGCTAGCCTCGGCCGATGTTGTTGCTGGCAAGGCCCTGTATAGCAGCTGTGTCGCTTGTCACGGTGCCAATGCCGAAGGCAACCCTGCGATGAATGCCCCTGCTTTAAATGGGCAGTTCCCTGAGTATCTGGCACGTCAACTGAATCACTTTAAAGACGGTATCCGCGGCGCTGATGCCAAGGATAGCTTGGGCATGCAAATGCGCGCTATGACTGCTGTACTGGCGGATAAGCAGGCGATTACCGATGTGTCTGAGTATATTGCTTCGCTGCCGGTGACTGCAGTGGCTACTAAAATTGAAGGTGATGTGCGCAATGGCAATAACCTTTACCAAGGCAACTGTGGTTCTTGTCATGGCGGTAAGGGTGAGGGCAATCAGGCGTTGAATTCACCGCGATTGGCGGGTTTGGATGAGGCTTACCTGATCAGGCAGATCAATAATTTCAAACAGGGTATTCGCGGTACTCACCAAATGGACCGGTTTGGCCGGCAGATGAAATTGATGGCGAATACCGTGCGCTCGGATAAAGATTTATTGGATATGGCGGCGTATTTACACGCGCTGCCAGTACAATAA
- a CDS encoding TonB-dependent receptor plug domain-containing protein, translating into MPLINQTFPPVLPLYQTIPGWLLLCALLISTPVNAEQSIQQYGEDFYMAYTPNNAEDILSRVPGAQVVVDKADTGGRGFNENSQLVLINGRPVSAKSNGIKTILARIAAENVERVDIIRGGVDGLNIKRSETVVNLVLRDQDSLDLSWDAKVTGYEEGHQAVNGGLFFNRQQGSSNWIAGLELFDRGKPEFEQQWLYSPQQEFESAYDRVLQEAGWSGKLSSTLSWLDKSSNNVQLNVLYEDIQYQGSKDQQQLAEQLGGLSWINSEICQNRI; encoded by the coding sequence ATGCCGTTGATTAATCAGACATTTCCCCCCGTTCTCCCCCTCTATCAAACCATCCCTGGCTGGTTGCTGCTGTGTGCTCTGCTGATATCTACCCCCGTAAATGCCGAGCAATCGATACAGCAGTATGGGGAAGATTTTTATATGGCTTACACCCCCAATAATGCGGAAGATATTTTGAGCCGGGTGCCCGGTGCCCAGGTGGTTGTTGATAAGGCCGATACTGGTGGCCGTGGTTTTAACGAGAATAGTCAGTTGGTGTTGATCAATGGTCGCCCGGTATCTGCAAAGAGTAATGGCATCAAAACGATCCTGGCCAGAATTGCGGCCGAGAATGTCGAGCGGGTAGATATTATTCGCGGTGGCGTAGATGGTTTAAATATCAAGCGCAGCGAGACCGTGGTTAACCTGGTCTTGCGCGATCAGGACAGTCTGGATTTGTCCTGGGATGCCAAAGTCACGGGCTATGAAGAGGGTCATCAGGCAGTCAATGGTGGCTTGTTTTTCAATCGGCAACAGGGTAGCAGTAACTGGATAGCTGGGTTGGAGTTATTCGATCGCGGCAAGCCGGAATTTGAGCAGCAGTGGCTCTATTCTCCGCAGCAGGAGTTTGAGAGTGCTTACGATCGTGTCCTGCAGGAAGCGGGCTGGAGTGGCAAGCTCAGTTCAACGCTGAGCTGGCTCGACAAAAGTAGCAATAATGTACAGCTGAATGTGCTGTATGAAGATATCCAGTATCAGGGCAGCAAGGATCAGCAACAATTGGCGGAGCAGCTGGGCGGCTTGAGTTGGATCAACTCAGAGATTTGTCAGAACAGGATTTAG
- the htpX gene encoding protease HtpX, which translates to MLRIGLFLITNMAILLVASITLSLLGFNSIMASNGIDLNLSALLVFCAVFGMGGSLISLMLSKWMAKRSMGVKLIEQPGNRQEQWLVDTVAELAQKAGIGMPEVGIFPSPQANAFATGSNRNKALVAVSAGLLDRFTPEEAKAVMAHEIGHVANGDMITLTLIQGVVNTFVMFFARIIGHAFDRIVLKNERGFGIGAWVATMVAEVILGILASTIVFWFSRWREYRADDAGATLASRSGMIAALQRLRSEQGLPSDMPGEMTAFGINGELKEGLAALFLTHPPLEKRISALQNKA; encoded by the coding sequence ATGCTACGCATCGGTTTATTTTTGATTACCAATATGGCGATTTTATTGGTTGCCAGCATTACCCTCAGCTTGCTCGGCTTTAACTCAATTATGGCGTCAAACGGCATCGACCTGAATTTATCAGCGCTGCTGGTGTTCTGCGCGGTATTCGGTATGGGCGGATCGTTGATTTCGCTAATGCTCTCCAAGTGGATGGCTAAACGCAGTATGGGGGTCAAGCTCATTGAGCAACCTGGCAACAGGCAGGAACAATGGCTGGTCGATACTGTTGCCGAACTGGCACAAAAAGCCGGTATTGGTATGCCTGAAGTGGGTATCTTCCCCTCGCCACAGGCCAATGCTTTTGCCACTGGCTCTAACCGTAACAAAGCACTGGTAGCCGTCAGCGCCGGCCTGCTTGACCGCTTTACACCTGAAGAAGCAAAAGCCGTCATGGCCCATGAAATTGGCCACGTCGCCAATGGCGATATGATTACGCTGACCCTGATTCAGGGTGTGGTGAACACCTTTGTTATGTTCTTCGCCCGTATTATCGGCCACGCCTTTGATCGCATCGTGCTAAAAAACGAGCGTGGTTTTGGCATCGGTGCCTGGGTTGCCACCATGGTGGCTGAAGTGATTTTAGGTATCCTCGCCTCCACTATCGTGTTCTGGTTTTCTCGCTGGCGGGAATATCGCGCCGATGATGCCGGCGCCACCCTAGCCAGCCGCAGCGGCATGATTGCCGCACTGCAAAGGCTGCGCAGTGAACAAGGTCTGCCTAGCGATATGCCCGGAGAAATGACCGCCTTTGGTATTAACGGCGAATTGAAAGAAGGTTTAGCAGCATTGTTTTTAACCCATCCGCCGCTAGAAAAACGTATTAGCGCATTACAAAACAAAGCCTAA
- a CDS encoding TonB-dependent receptor, which translates to MDQLRDLSEQDLGYNWELGADYAMSLDSDAQLKWQWIQNRSSRDFERAINDQFILAGGPDFNSLEQKQTHNGETIAKVSLFVSHNDAFSSRSGLELVHNFIDQQLLLVEDSSVAEDSDQRIVEERAVMFWFGQWQLLPELQLDIGSSAEYSNVRQSGDLRQQREFFYPKPQLELNWRLSSAETWLLGINREVNQLNLADFTNSVDSDSDELRPSNPDLEQEKSWQIRIQYERILANNGGNLKAKYYYHDIEDVVDQMPVSPTESVLGNIGDGERHGIAVELDTSLAENTRGTLKLDLIDTSVTDPFNGDTRQISGVRHNVWTAEIKQEYPDLSVPLSIGLKYAYKSRYQNRRIDEINTVSESDGYLDTYVEWQLPSKMNVRLDVKNLLDNTVETDRVNFTESITAGGVESNEYFEKRLGLFAELNVSAQF; encoded by the coding sequence TTGGATCAACTCAGAGATTTGTCAGAACAGGATTTAGGTTACAACTGGGAGCTGGGAGCAGACTATGCCATGTCACTGGACTCGGACGCGCAGCTGAAGTGGCAATGGATTCAAAATCGCAGCAGCCGTGATTTTGAGCGTGCTATCAATGACCAGTTTATTTTGGCGGGCGGCCCTGACTTTAATAGCCTGGAACAGAAACAAACCCACAACGGTGAGACCATTGCCAAAGTGAGTTTATTTGTTTCCCACAATGACGCCTTTAGTAGTCGAAGTGGCCTTGAGTTAGTGCATAACTTCATTGATCAACAACTGCTTTTGGTTGAGGACAGCTCCGTTGCAGAGGACAGTGATCAACGCATTGTAGAGGAGCGCGCTGTTATGTTTTGGTTTGGACAGTGGCAATTACTACCTGAATTGCAGCTGGATATAGGTTCCTCAGCAGAATATTCCAATGTCAGGCAGAGCGGTGATCTGCGCCAACAACGTGAGTTTTTCTATCCCAAGCCGCAACTGGAATTAAACTGGCGATTATCGTCGGCTGAAACTTGGCTGCTGGGTATCAATCGGGAAGTGAATCAGCTCAATCTGGCGGATTTCACTAATAGTGTTGATAGTGATAGCGATGAATTAAGGCCCTCTAATCCTGATCTGGAACAGGAAAAATCGTGGCAAATACGTATCCAGTACGAACGTATATTAGCCAATAATGGCGGCAATCTTAAAGCCAAATATTATTACCACGATATCGAAGACGTGGTTGATCAAATGCCGGTAAGCCCGACTGAATCGGTGTTGGGTAATATCGGCGATGGTGAGCGTCATGGCATTGCCGTGGAGCTGGATACTTCACTGGCGGAAAATACCCGCGGCACATTAAAGCTGGATTTGATTGATACCTCAGTCACCGACCCTTTTAACGGAGACACTCGTCAGATCAGTGGTGTCAGACACAATGTTTGGACGGCTGAAATTAAGCAGGAATATCCGGATTTGTCAGTGCCACTCAGTATTGGTTTGAAATACGCCTATAAAAGCCGTTATCAAAATCGTCGTATTGATGAAATTAATACCGTGTCAGAAAGTGATGGTTATCTGGATACCTATGTTGAATGGCAATTGCCCAGCAAGATGAATGTCAGGCTGGATGTGAAAAACTTGTTGGATAATACCGTTGAAACCGACCGGGTTAATTTTACCGAGTCGATCACTGCCGGCGGAGTAGAGTCGAATGAGTATTTTGAAAAAAGGTTAGGCTTGTTCGCAGAATTAAATGTGTCAGCTCAATTTTAA
- a CDS encoding cytochrome-c peroxidase gives MKRLVYSVVTALLITSFSAVAHSNENDRFVLLDRCPPSFEKTGEGVCKLHTLYDQYDSVQGRGVGGLQSSLPPRRDGFTPEQIDLGRYLFFDPALSGDGSMSCASCHQPDKGLSDGRARSVGVAGVDVGRAAPTLWNSAFLTSFFWDARASSLEEQMLGPLYDPKEMGNTPVQLLATLNANADYRDMFQQAFPAAQATNDITLDQIYLALAAFQTSLISLNSRYDRYAHGYHQALTATEIEGLNVFRSFVARCAECHQPPLFTNQQIAVIGAPEPEGLPLDIGAEKTFNAAKLKGGFKVPSLRNIEKTAPYMHSGRFDNLRDTVEFYNKGRGHAVPDGVEMNLHWHIWEPNLAEHELDLLVAFLKH, from the coding sequence GTGAAGCGCTTAGTTTATTCCGTTGTTACTGCTCTGTTGATCACAAGTTTTTCTGCGGTTGCTCACAGTAATGAAAATGATCGTTTCGTTTTGTTAGATCGCTGCCCGCCCAGTTTTGAAAAAACCGGGGAGGGTGTGTGTAAATTACATACCCTATATGACCAGTATGATTCAGTGCAGGGGCGTGGAGTGGGTGGTTTGCAATCGTCATTACCGCCAAGACGTGATGGCTTTACCCCAGAACAAATCGATTTGGGACGCTATTTATTTTTTGATCCCGCCTTATCCGGCGATGGCAGTATGTCCTGCGCCAGTTGCCATCAACCTGACAAGGGCTTGAGTGATGGCCGCGCGCGCAGTGTCGGTGTCGCCGGAGTGGATGTAGGCAGGGCAGCACCGACGTTATGGAATAGCGCATTTCTAACCAGTTTTTTTTGGGATGCACGAGCCAGTAGTTTGGAAGAGCAAATGCTTGGCCCATTGTATGACCCGAAAGAAATGGGCAATACACCGGTACAGCTGTTAGCAACATTGAATGCTAATGCCGATTATCGCGATATGTTTCAGCAAGCGTTTCCTGCGGCTCAAGCAACTAACGATATTACGCTGGATCAGATTTATTTAGCGCTTGCTGCTTTTCAAACGTCATTGATTTCTTTAAATAGTCGCTACGATCGCTACGCACACGGTTATCACCAAGCATTAACCGCAACAGAAATTGAAGGTTTAAATGTGTTTCGTTCGTTTGTGGCGCGCTGCGCGGAATGTCATCAGCCGCCTTTGTTTACTAATCAGCAAATTGCGGTGATTGGTGCGCCGGAGCCTGAGGGTTTGCCATTGGATATTGGTGCTGAAAAAACCTTTAATGCCGCTAAATTAAAAGGCGGTTTTAAAGTTCCCAGCTTGCGCAACATTGAAAAAACAGCGCCTTATATGCACTCAGGGCGTTTTGATAATTTACGCGACACGGTGGAATTTTATAACAAAGGTCGAGGTCATGCAGTGCCGGATGGTGTCGAAATGAATTTGCATTGGCATATTTGGGAGCCCAATTTGGCCGAACATGAATTGGATTTATTAGTCGCCTTTTTAAAACACTGA